GGCGTGCCGATGAGCGACATATAAAAACCCGTGCGGCAACCCATCGGCGAGATATCGATGATTTCTACGCTGTCGCTGTTGAGGTGATCTCGCATAAAACCCGCAAATAAATGTTCCATTGTGTGAATGCCTTGCACAGGCAGAATATCAATGTTTGGGCGGCAGAAACGTAGGTCAAAAACGGTAATCGTATCGCCTTTTGGTGTGGTCATGGTTTTTGCCACACGCACCGCAGGGGCGTGCATTTTAGTGTGATCGACTTTAAAACTATCTAATAAAGGCATTTTCTGCTCCTGTTTTGTTTTTTACTTTACTAAGTTCGGCTTTCTTCGTCGTTTAACGAAGGGAATCTATTATTCTGCAATGCCTTGATCCCAACCAGCTGCCCCTTCAGGCACTTTACGTTGTAGGCGGAATCGGTGATTGGCTTCAACCTGCGGCTGCACCACTTTGTCAGACGGGTTGGAGAAGGCAATGCCACCATTTAAGAGTTGAGACATTGTCCCTGAACTGATGCTCGCACCGCTGAGACTGATGTCCATTGT
The nucleotide sequence above comes from Pasteurellaceae bacterium Orientalotternb1. Encoded proteins:
- a CDS encoding S-ribosylhomocysteinase, whose translation is MPLLDSFKVDHTKMHAPAVRVAKTMTTPKGDTITVFDLRFCRPNIDILPVQGIHTMEHLFAGFMRDHLNSDSVEIIDISPMGCRTGFYMSLIGTPSAETVAKAWENAMLDALNKVPDESKIPELNEFQCGSYKEHSLAEAHEIARNVLKQPIGINRNEDLALDEKWLNP